A single genomic interval of Eurosta solidaginis isolate ZX-2024a chromosome 3, ASM4086904v1, whole genome shotgun sequence harbors:
- the LOC137246402 gene encoding gastrulation defective protein 1 homolog: MNRAKISFGKINLNPNKPTAAEDKSKQSENDCSSSTDVGGFKKMGKEQLIRQVEEVTEDMESQHLKEIMGISGFGRKAAKVFDINEQIAKAREVAPPLPRNDTEQEREADDSDDEPIFGPLPTDAAAAVTETGKSKKTKANSDEDDDEEDDDSDDDDDDDAHLERKIPNTHEVKMQHGSRAVLALAADAAGARLVSGSIDYDMCFWDFAGMDAAMRSFRTIQPCENYPIRALHYSVTGEMILVISGNAQAKILDRDGFEKMECVKGDQYISDMSRTKGHTAQLTSGCWHPFTREEFLTAALDGTLRIWHGLKAKEQKTVIKTRTQGGLRTNASACTFNRDATLIAAACVDGSVQMWDTRKMYVNTTHCLRGAHQNGAEISSVQFTYLGTQLATRCNDETMKLWDLRKFKEPLHTWTDLFSRYDTTDCCFSPDDKLLVTGESLPKGAKEAKLHFYNTQTFEEVKCINVTDSHIIKSLWHPKLNQIFVGCGNGVIKCYYDELRSSRGAKLCVVKTYRKKQHTEMIGVSQIITPHALPMFRQEKSRSSLKKQEKERMDPVKSQRPDLPITTGQGGRVVTSGGTLSSYVIRNLGLSKRVDDDQDPREAILKYAKEAEENPYWIAPAYKKTQPKPIFSEPTGEPDAKKAKEE; the protein is encoded by the exons ATGAATCGTGCAAAAATTTCCTTCGGTAAAATCAATTTAAATCCGAATAAGCCCACCGCAGCAGAGGATAAATCAAAGCAGTCAGAGAATGATTGCTCCTCTAGCACTGATGTTGGTGGTTTCAAGAAAATGGGTAAGGAACAGCTTATACGGCAAGTAGAAGAGGTTACTGAGGATATGGAAAGTCAACACTTGAAAGAAATAATGGGCATAAGTGGTTTCGGGCGCAAGGCAGCTAAAGTATTCGATATAAAT GAACAAATTGCCAAAGCGCGTGAAGTTGCACCTCCGTTGCCTCGTAATGATACCGAACAAGAAAGGGAAGCTGACGATTCCGACGATGAACCGATATTTGGTCCCTTACCTACAGATGCTGCTGCTGCCGTAACAGAAACCGGCAAATCTAAAAAGACTAAAGCAAACAGTGATGAAGATGATGATGAAGAAGACGACGATAGTGATGATGACGATGACGATGATGCCCACCTGGAACGCAAGATTCCCAATACTCACGAGGTAAAAATGCAGCATGGTTCGCGCGCGGTACTTGCACTTGCCGCCGATGCAGCTGGAGCAAGACTCGTTTCTGGTTCTATCGATTATGATATGTGCTTTTGGGATTTTGCTGGCATGGATGCTGCCATGCGCAGTTTCCGTACCATACAACCTTGCGAAAATTATCCAATACGTGCGCTTCACTACTCGGTCACAGGCGAAATGATATTGGTGATTTCAGGCAATGCACAAGCCAAAATCCTAGATCGTGATGGTTTCGAGAAAATGGAATGTGTTAAAGGTGATCAATATATAAGTGATATGTCACGTACAAAGGGTCACACAGCACAATTGACTTCAGGATGCTGGCATCCATTTACACGCGAAGAATTTCTTACAGCGGCGCTTGATGGCACGTTACGTATTTGGCATGGACTGAAAGCGAAGGAGCAAAAAACAGTGATTAAGACAAGAACACAAGGAGGTTTGCGCACAAATGCATCAGCATGCACTTTTAATCGAGATGCCACTTTGATTGCTGCCGCTTGTGTAGATGGTTCTGTGCAAATGTGGGATACACGCAAGATGTACGTTAATACCACACATTGTCTACGTGGTGCCCATCAAAATGGCGCCGAAATAAGTTCCGTACAATTCACATATTTGGGTACACAGCTAGCTACGCGTTGCAATGATGAGACTATGAAATTATGGGATTTGCGTAAATTCAAAGAGCCACTACATACGTGGACTGATCTCTTTTCACGTTATGACACCACAGATTGTTGCTTTAGTCCAGATGATAAGCTGCTGGTCACAGGTGAATCGCTACCAAAAGGTGCTAAGGAAGCAAAGTTGCATTTTTATAATACACAAACATTTGAGGAGGTCAAATGTATCAACGTCACTGACTCACACATCATAAAATCATTGTGGCATCCAAAATTAAATCAGATTTTCGTTGGATGTGGTAATGGTGTCATCAAGTGTTATTATGACGAGCTGCGTAGCTCACGCGGCGCTAAACTGTGTGTTGTCAAGACCTATCGCAAGAAACAGCATACAGAAATGATTGGTGTATCGCAGATTATAACACCACATGCTTTGCCAATGTTTAGGCAAGAGAAATCAAGATCATCACTTAAGAAACAGGAAAAAGAGCGTATGGATCCAGTTAAATCGCAACGTCCAGACTTGCCCATCACCACTGGTCAAGGTGGACGTGTAGTAACTTCAGGAGGCACACTCTCTTCATATGTCATACGAAATTTAGGTTTGAGCAAGCGTGTGGATGATGATCAAGATCCACGCGAAGCAATTCTTAAATATGCAAAGGAAGCAGAAGAAAATCCTTATTGGATAGCGCCGGCATATAAGAAGACGCAGCCAAAGCCAATCTTCTCAGAACCAACAGGTGAGCCAGATGCGAAAAAAGCCAAGGAAGAGTAG
- the Ssrp gene encoding FACT complex subunit Ssrp1 isoform X2 — protein sequence MAETLEYSDITSEIRGVLTPGRLKLTDQSIVFKNNKTGKVEQIAADDIDLINSQKFVGNWGLRIFTKNGTLHRFCGFRDSENEKLAKFIKNAYKQDMVEKEMCVKGWNWGTARFKGSALSFDKDSKTIFEIPLQHVSQCMTGKNEVTLEFHQSDDAPVGLLEMRFHIPAVESAEDDPVESFQNNVMSKASVISASGDAIAIFREIHCLTPRGRYDIKIFSTFFQLHGKTFDYKIPMDSVLRLFLLPHKDNRQMFLVLSLDPPIKQGQTRYHYLVLLFGPEEETSIELPLTEEELKEKYEGKLEKEISGPLYEVMGKVMKVLIGRKITGPGSFIGHSGTAAVGCSFKAAAGYLYPLERGFIYIHKPPVHIRFEEINSVNFARSGGSTRSFDFEITLKNSTVHTFSSIEKEEYAKLFDYIQQKKLRVSNMGKDKGGYTEVDFGDSDNEKEPDAYLARVKAEAQEKESDEEGSEEESTDEDFKPNEAESDVAEEYDSNVQSDSEDSDASGGGGGGVEKPKKEKKEKKERKERVKKTSKTKKDTNRPKRATTAFMLWLNDTREQIKKDNPGIKVTEIAKKGGEMWKEMKDKSKWDELAAKDKQRYQDEMKDYKPSASEESGGKSSGAAKKRKNPVSPAKKSPASAGSGFKSKEYISEDESSSDNDDDKDKSGATDTEPEKKKSKNSKKPAKEDKKNKMKEEESEEESEGSASDEEEEEEAEATDEGSD from the exons ATGGCGGAAACACTTGAGTACAGCGATATTACCTCTGAAATACGGGGGGTGTTG ACACCTGGCCGGTTGAAGCTAACCGACCAGAGCATCGtattcaaaaataataaaactggAAAGGTGGAACAAATTGCGGCCGATGATATTGATTTAAtcaattcacaaaaatttgtcgGAAATTGGGGTTTACGGATATTTACCAAGAATGGCACACTTCATCGTTTCTGCGGCTTTCGCGATTCGGAAAATGAAAAGTTGGCAAAATTCATTAAAAACGCTTACAAACAGGATATGGTGGAAAAGGAGATGTGTGTTAAAGGATGGAATTGGGGTACAGCCCGTTTCAAAGGATCTGCCCTGAGTTTTGATAAAGATAGCAAAACAATATTTGAGATACCATTACAACACGTGTCGCAATGTATGACTGGCAAGAATGAGGTAACGCTCGAATTTCATCAGAGTGATGATGCACCCGTAGGTCTGCTGGAAATGCGTTTCCATATACCGGCAGTAGAATCAGCTGAAGACGACCCAGTCGAAAGTTTCCAGAACAATGTTATGAGCAAGGCTTCAGTGATCTCAGCTTCGGGTGATGCTATAGCTATCTTCCGTGAAATACATTGCCTTACGCCGCGTGGTCGTTACGATATTAAGATTTTCTCAACATTCTTTCAATTGCACGGCAAGACATTCGATTATAAAATACCTATGGATTCAGTGCTGCGTCTTTTTCTCTTGCCGCATAAAGATAACAGACAAATGTTTCTTGTACTCTCGCTGGATCCACCAATTAAACAGGGTCAGACGCGTTATCATTATTTAGTGCTGCTTTTTGGACCAGAAGAGGAGACTTCCATTGAGTTGCCATTAACCGAAGAAGAGTTGAAGGAGAAGTATGAAGGAAAGCTTGAAAAAGAAATATCCGGGCCATTGTACGAGGTGATGGGCAAAGTGATGAAAGTGCTGATTGGACGTAAAATTACTGGACCTGGCAGTTTTATTGG TCATTCGGGCACTGCAGCAGTTGGTTGCTCATTCAAAGCAGCTGCCGGTTACCTTTATCCTCTCGAACGTGGTTTCATCTACATTCACAAACCGCCAGTACATATTCGCTTTGAAGAAATCAATTCTGTAAACTTTGCGCGTAGCGGTGGCTCTACACGTAGTTTTGATTTTGAGATTACGCTGAAAAATAGCACTGTTCATACATTCAGCTCCATTGAAAAAGAGGAGTATGCCAAACTCTTTGATTATATACAACAAAAGAAACTACGCGTCAGTAATATGGGTAAAGATAAGGGTGGTTATACCGAGGTAGACTTTGGTGACTCAGATAACGAGAAAGAGCCAGATGCATACTTGGCGCGTGTGAAAGCTGAAGCGCAAGAGAAGGAGTCTGACGAAGAAGGTTCAGAGGAAGAGTCTACAGATGAGGACTTCAAACCAAATGAAGCAGAATCAGACGTGGCGGAAGAGTATGACAGCAATGTGCAGAGCGATAGTGAGGACTCCGATGCCAGCGGTGGTGGTGGCGGTGGCGTAGAAAAGCCGAAGAAGGAGAAAAAGGAAAAGAAGGAACGTAAAGAGCGCGTT aAGAAAACGTCTAAAACCAAGAAGGATACAAATAGACCTAAACGCGCCACAACTGCTTTCATGTTATGGCTTAACGATACACGTGAACAAATCAAAAAAGATAATCCTGGTATTAAAGTAACTGAGATCGCAAAGAAGGGTGGTGAAATGTGGAAAGAGATGAAAGATAAATCGAAATGGGATGAATTGGCTGCCAAAGATAAGCAGCGTTATCAAGACGAGATGAAAGATTATAAACCATCAGCTAGCGAAGAAAGTGGTGGTAAATCGTCTGGTGCAGCCAAGAAACGCAAGAATCCTGTGTCCCCTGCCAAGAAATCACCTGCTAGTGCTGGTAGCGGGTTTAAGAGTAAAGAATATATTTCGGAAGATGAATCATCCTCTGATAATGACGATGATAAAGATAAATCGGGCGCGACTGATACTGAACCTGAGAAAAAGAAGAGtaaaaat TCTAAAAAACCTGCTAAGGAGGATAAGAAAAATAAGATGAAAGAAGAAGAAAGCGAAGAGGAGAGCGAAGGTTCTGCCAGTGATGAGGAGGAAGAAGAGGAAGCTGAAGCTACAGATGAGGGCAGTGATTAA
- the Nxt1 gene encoding NTF2-related export protein: MDSDLRSKVEACCRTAEDFTKLYYTSFDKRRHHMGRMYLDNGLLVWNGNGSSGKDNIQKYLNELPTSEHTINNLDAQPIIDEAVGGQLTYMIQSGGTVRYGDESVRPFQQTFIITAQEDKWKIASDCYRLQDGLARADN, from the exons ATGGACAGC GATCTACGGAGCAAAGTGGAGGCTTGCTGCCGTACTGCGGAAGACTTTACCAAACTTTATTACACATCCTTTGATAAGCGACGGCAT CACATGGGTCGCATGTATCTGGACAATGGTTTGCTTGTATGGAATGGCAATGGCTCGAGTGGCAAAGACAACATACAAAAATATCTAAATGAACTACCCACATCAGAGCATACAATAAACAATTTGGATGCACAACCGATTATCGATGAAGCTGTTGGTGGACAGTTGACTTATATGATACAATCTGGTGGTACCGTGCGTTATGGTGATGAAAGTGTTAGGCCATTTCAACAAACGTTCATTATTACTGCACAAGAAGATAAATGGAAAATCGCAAGCGACTGCTATCGACTACAAGATGGCTTAGCGCGCGCGGATAATTAG
- the Ssrp gene encoding FACT complex subunit Ssrp1 isoform X1 — protein sequence MAETLEYSDITSEIRGVLTPGRLKLTDQSIVFKNNKTGKVEQIAADDIDLINSQKFVGNWGLRIFTKNGTLHRFCGFRDSENEKLAKFIKNAYKQDMVEKEMCVKGWNWGTARFKGSALSFDKDSKTIFEIPLQHVSQCMTGKNEVTLEFHQSDDAPVGLLEMRFHIPAVESAEDDPVESFQNNVMSKASVISASGDAIAIFREIHCLTPRGRYDIKIFSTFFQLHGKTFDYKIPMDSVLRLFLLPHKDNRQMFLVLSLDPPIKQGQTRYHYLVLLFGPEEETSIELPLTEEELKEKYEGKLEKEISGPLYEVMGKVMKVLIGRKITGPGSFIGHSGTAAVGCSFKAAAGYLYPLERGFIYIHKPPVHIRFEEINSVNFARSGGSTRSFDFEITLKNSTVHTFSSIEKEEYAKLFDYIQQKKLRVSNMGKDKGGYTEVDFGDSDNEKEPDAYLARVKAEAQEKESDEEGSEEESTDEDFKPNEAESDVAEEYDSNVQSDSEDSDASGGGGGGVEKPKKEKKEKKERKERVKKTSKTKKDTNRPKRATTAFMLWLNDTREQIKKDNPGIKVTEIAKKGGEMWKEMKDKSKWDELAAKDKQRYQDEMKDYKPSASEESGGKSSGAAKKRKNPVSPAKKSPASAGSGFKSKEYISEDESSSDNDDDKDKSGATDTEPEKKKSKNVNSKKPAKEDKKNKMKEEESEEESEGSASDEEEEEEAEATDEGSD from the exons ATGGCGGAAACACTTGAGTACAGCGATATTACCTCTGAAATACGGGGGGTGTTG ACACCTGGCCGGTTGAAGCTAACCGACCAGAGCATCGtattcaaaaataataaaactggAAAGGTGGAACAAATTGCGGCCGATGATATTGATTTAAtcaattcacaaaaatttgtcgGAAATTGGGGTTTACGGATATTTACCAAGAATGGCACACTTCATCGTTTCTGCGGCTTTCGCGATTCGGAAAATGAAAAGTTGGCAAAATTCATTAAAAACGCTTACAAACAGGATATGGTGGAAAAGGAGATGTGTGTTAAAGGATGGAATTGGGGTACAGCCCGTTTCAAAGGATCTGCCCTGAGTTTTGATAAAGATAGCAAAACAATATTTGAGATACCATTACAACACGTGTCGCAATGTATGACTGGCAAGAATGAGGTAACGCTCGAATTTCATCAGAGTGATGATGCACCCGTAGGTCTGCTGGAAATGCGTTTCCATATACCGGCAGTAGAATCAGCTGAAGACGACCCAGTCGAAAGTTTCCAGAACAATGTTATGAGCAAGGCTTCAGTGATCTCAGCTTCGGGTGATGCTATAGCTATCTTCCGTGAAATACATTGCCTTACGCCGCGTGGTCGTTACGATATTAAGATTTTCTCAACATTCTTTCAATTGCACGGCAAGACATTCGATTATAAAATACCTATGGATTCAGTGCTGCGTCTTTTTCTCTTGCCGCATAAAGATAACAGACAAATGTTTCTTGTACTCTCGCTGGATCCACCAATTAAACAGGGTCAGACGCGTTATCATTATTTAGTGCTGCTTTTTGGACCAGAAGAGGAGACTTCCATTGAGTTGCCATTAACCGAAGAAGAGTTGAAGGAGAAGTATGAAGGAAAGCTTGAAAAAGAAATATCCGGGCCATTGTACGAGGTGATGGGCAAAGTGATGAAAGTGCTGATTGGACGTAAAATTACTGGACCTGGCAGTTTTATTGG TCATTCGGGCACTGCAGCAGTTGGTTGCTCATTCAAAGCAGCTGCCGGTTACCTTTATCCTCTCGAACGTGGTTTCATCTACATTCACAAACCGCCAGTACATATTCGCTTTGAAGAAATCAATTCTGTAAACTTTGCGCGTAGCGGTGGCTCTACACGTAGTTTTGATTTTGAGATTACGCTGAAAAATAGCACTGTTCATACATTCAGCTCCATTGAAAAAGAGGAGTATGCCAAACTCTTTGATTATATACAACAAAAGAAACTACGCGTCAGTAATATGGGTAAAGATAAGGGTGGTTATACCGAGGTAGACTTTGGTGACTCAGATAACGAGAAAGAGCCAGATGCATACTTGGCGCGTGTGAAAGCTGAAGCGCAAGAGAAGGAGTCTGACGAAGAAGGTTCAGAGGAAGAGTCTACAGATGAGGACTTCAAACCAAATGAAGCAGAATCAGACGTGGCGGAAGAGTATGACAGCAATGTGCAGAGCGATAGTGAGGACTCCGATGCCAGCGGTGGTGGTGGCGGTGGCGTAGAAAAGCCGAAGAAGGAGAAAAAGGAAAAGAAGGAACGTAAAGAGCGCGTT aAGAAAACGTCTAAAACCAAGAAGGATACAAATAGACCTAAACGCGCCACAACTGCTTTCATGTTATGGCTTAACGATACACGTGAACAAATCAAAAAAGATAATCCTGGTATTAAAGTAACTGAGATCGCAAAGAAGGGTGGTGAAATGTGGAAAGAGATGAAAGATAAATCGAAATGGGATGAATTGGCTGCCAAAGATAAGCAGCGTTATCAAGACGAGATGAAAGATTATAAACCATCAGCTAGCGAAGAAAGTGGTGGTAAATCGTCTGGTGCAGCCAAGAAACGCAAGAATCCTGTGTCCCCTGCCAAGAAATCACCTGCTAGTGCTGGTAGCGGGTTTAAGAGTAAAGAATATATTTCGGAAGATGAATCATCCTCTGATAATGACGATGATAAAGATAAATCGGGCGCGACTGATACTGAACCTGAGAAAAAGAAGAGtaaaaatgtaaat TCTAAAAAACCTGCTAAGGAGGATAAGAAAAATAAGATGAAAGAAGAAGAAAGCGAAGAGGAGAGCGAAGGTTCTGCCAGTGATGAGGAGGAAGAAGAGGAAGCTGAAGCTACAGATGAGGGCAGTGATTAA